A window of Castanea sativa cultivar Marrone di Chiusa Pesio chromosome 1, ASM4071231v1 contains these coding sequences:
- the LOC142625612 gene encoding uncharacterized protein LOC142625612 produces the protein MGGSRGFGHYHGEEYPEFCMEEYHLQLGIKNHYLSPAHPQANGQVEVTNQSLLKIIKTRLKGAKGIWPDELPSVLWAYRTMARTPTGETPFRLAYGSEAVILAEVGLTSYRVENHNKNKNDEAMRLHLDLVDKVRATTEQRLARY, from the exons atgggtggaagtaGAGGCTTTGGCCACTATCACGGAGAAGAATATCCAGAGTTTTGTATGGAGGAATATCATTTGCAG CTAGGGATTAAGAACCACTACTTGTCACCagcccacccacaggccaacggacaggttgaagtcacgaaccaaTCCTTGCTCAAAATTATCAAGACTCGGCTCAAGGGGGCAAAGGGTATTTGGCCGGATGAATTACCAAGTGTcttatgggcatacaggacaatGGCAAGGACACCAACTGGGgaaacaccgtttcgattggcatATGGTAGTGAGGCAGTCATCCTAGCAGAAGTAGGGCTTACAAGTTACCGAGTTGAGAACCACAACAAGAACAAGAATGACGAAGCCATGCGCTTACATCTCGACCTCGTGGACAAAGTCAGAGCGACGACCGAGCAAAGATTAGCACGGTACTAG
- the LOC142625620 gene encoding uncharacterized protein LOC142625620, whose amino-acid sequence MQIKDEGALTFPGKLKGDPNKRPRDKYCHFHRDHGHDTTDCYDLKQQIEALIRQGRLQRFVSKERTDQPQEQAPRQENEHPRPPIGGIRMIVRSTATTGSSKKARKTYLWMVQSIQLTGSTLKITWVDNPSIGFSEEDARHLHHPHNNALVVSIQAGDYNMHRVLVDNGSSADIFYYPAF is encoded by the coding sequence ATGCAGATTAAGGATGAAGGAGCCCTGACATTTCccggcaagctgaagggagatcctaacaagaggCCAAGGGACAAATACTGTCATTTTCATCGGGATCATGGCCATGACAcaacggactgttatgacttaaagcaacaaatagaagctcttatcAGACAAGGAAGGCTACAGAGGTTCGTTAGTAAGGAAAGAACGGATCAGCCCCAGGAACAGGCCCCTCGACAGGAGAACGAACATCCTAGACCACCAATAGGAGGCATAAGGATGATTGTTAGGAGCACTGCTACTACAGGATCGTCTAAAAAAGCTCGTAAAACATATTTATGGATGGTTCAAAGCATCCAGTTGACGGGCTCCACACTAAAGATTACGTGGGTTGATAACCCAAGTATAGGGTTTTCGGAAGAAGATGCTCGACACCTTCATCATCCGCATAACAATGCACTTGTCGTCAGCATACAagcaggggactacaacatgcacCGAGTGTTGGTTGATAACGGAAGCTCGGCTGATATCTTTTACTACCCCGCTTTCTAG
- the LOC142621560 gene encoding putative laccase-9, producing the protein MGSTKTSLILGFLGFLFLDSLLFCSAYNVHHYSFLLRETNFTRLCTTKSMFTVNGQWPGPTIHVRKGDKAFVNVHNNGDYGVTIHWHGVKQPKNPWSDGPENITQCPIKPGKNFTYEVIFSDEEGTLWWHAHSDWSRATIHGAIVILPEIGKTYPFPKPYAEQVLILAEWFNGDVKELIDEATSTGGDPTPSNAYALNGQPGFPNNCSNETTFRFPVQYGKTYLLRLVNAGMNEEMFFGIAKHNITVVAQDAAYIKPITTSYIMITPGQTMDILVTANQAPSYYYIAASPFFDSSAPYDTTNTSAILQYTGTYTIPTTIPYPTLPNVTDKAAADNFTTRIRSLASAEHPVYVPKNVTTRIFITVSVNQIVCANASCGGPSGNRLSASLNNISFVTPSTDVLQAYYKSLPNVFDKDFPNLPPYKFNFTGDVGNNTLYPSLGTKAKLINYGDVVEIVYQGTNVGNAENHPMHLHGFSFYLVGTGYGNFDLTNSTKTYNLIDPPEVNTIGVPKNGWAAIRFVANNPGVWFMHCHLERHASWGMDTVLIVKNGPTKETSIRPPPANLPICS; encoded by the exons ATGGGATCAACGAAGACAAGTTTGATCCTAGGTTTCCTAGGGTTTTTGTTTCTGGATAGCCTGCTGTTTTGCTCGGCTTACAATGTCCACCACTACAGCTTTCTT CTGAGGGAGACGAACTTTACAAGACTGTGTACGACAAAGAGTATGTTTACGGTAAATGGTCAATGGCCGGGCCCAACCATCCATGTTCGCAAAGGTGATAAGGCATTTGTCAATGTTCACAACAATGGAGACTATGGTGTCACTATCCACTG GCATGGAGTGAAGCAACCAAAAAATCCATGGTCAGATGGTCCAGAGAATATTACACAATGTCCTATTAAACCTGGAAAGAATTTCACTTATGAAGTCATATTTTCCGACGAGGAAGGAACTCTTTGGTGGCATGCCCATAGTGACTGGTCCCGCGCCACAATCCATGGTGCCATAGTCATCCTACCTGAAATTGGAAAGACTTACCCTTTTCCCAAGCCCTACGCTGAGCAAGTGCTTATACTTG CGGAATGGTTTAATGGAGATGTAAAGGAACTTATTGACGAGGCCACTTCAACCGGTGGTGATCCAACCCCATCAAATGCCTACGCTCTTAATGGCCAACCAGGATTTCCAAATAATTGCTCCAATG AAACAACATTTCGTTTTCCAGTCCAGTATGGGAAGACATATCTCCTTCGTCTAGTCAATGCCGGGATGAATGAAGAAATGTTTTTCGGAATTGCAAAACACAATATAACAGTTGTGGCTCAAGATGCTGCATACATAAAGCCCATAACCACAAGTTACATCATGATAACCCCAGGACAAACAATGGATATATTGGTCACAGCAAATCAAGCACCTAGTTACTATTACATAGCTGCCTCTCCATTCTTTGACTCAAGTGCTCCATACGATACTACCAACACTTCAGCTATTCTCCAATATACAGGCACTTATACAATTCCAACCACTATTCCTTATCCAACCCTTCCTAATGTCACAGACAAGGCTGCTGCAGACAACTTCACAACTCGTATAAGATCCTTGGCTAGTGCTGAGCACCCTGTTTATGTGCCCAAAAATGTCACCACACGAATTTTCATCACAGTTTCTGTAAACCAGATAGTTTGTGCCAATGCCTCCTGCGGGGGTCCAAGTGGTAACAGGCTATCTGCTAGCTTGAACAACATAAGTTTTGTCACCCCATCCACTGATGTCCTGCAAGCATACTACAA GAGCTTGCCAAATGTTTTTGACAAGGACTTCCCGAATCTGCCACCCTATAAGTTTAACTTCACTGGAGACGTGGGTAATAATACATTATACCCAAGCCTAGGAACAAAGgcaaaattgataaattatggGGACGTAGTGGAAATAGTGTACCAAGGGACAAATGTTGGGAATGCAGAGAATCACCCAATGCATCTACATGGTTTTAGCTTCTATTTGGTTGGGACGGGTTATGGCAATTTTGACCTTACCAATTCAACAAAGACTTACAATTTGATCGATCCACCTGAAGTTAATACCATTGGAGTTCCTAAGAATGGATGGGCTGCCATTAGATTCGTAGCCAATAATCCTG GGGTTTGGTTTATGCACTGTCATTTGGAACGGCATGCGAGTTGGGGCATGGACACTGTTCTAATTGTGAAGAATGGCCCCACCAAAGAAACAAGTATTCGGCCACCCCCAGCTAATTTACCTATTTGTTCTTAG